The DNA window AGAAGAGAATTACGGAACAAATGCTTTGATCATTCATTAGTTGGtttcatataattaattatgttttattaatgcgtaacacatgacatagaaatcatatccaaaaccatccaatttacaagaaaaagaaacatttgtGTGCCTATCAGTAACAACATTCGGTTAAAGTCACCAGTATCTCTGATTTATCAGTTGGCTAATTTTTGGTTTATATAGAATTGGTTCCTAGCATTGTtgaaattttcattattattgaccACAACTCTGCCAAGACCACCTACTCCTACAAGTCCAGTCTCTACGAGCCGTAGGATAACGATAAGGAGGGCCTTCCGAGACTAACATTACCCTACTtgccattttgagggtttacaGAGCGTAGGATCTCATGATCATTTGAATTTGTCAAATACTCAAATGTTAGATTTAATTTTcagttgtttaattttttttttcctttggttAAAAAGTTTCTTTCCTTTATGCAGATTAAAACGTTGGTCAACTTCCTATCAACCATGCACGTGTCAAATGGCGATCCATCTATCCTTTGTTCACAGGAATCATAGCCAATCTAGTCACCTAATTAAATTAGTGTGGCAATCAGAGATACCAATTGATATATATATTCCAAAATAATGAATTGTTtagatattttggaaaatattataaaatcccatacttctaataataataataataataataataataataataataataataaaaataaaaaatagtgttaACTGTaagacaaatataaaataacatttcATCAAATGTCATGCTATGTTGTTCTCCCCCTCTTGACATGATAAACACGAGTTGTATCATAGATTGAAATAACATACTTTCGAGAAAAAACAATTTTTAGTAAGAAGAGAAATTAGGTGTGGAGATTTTTTCTGAATTGAAGATATCAACtcatccttttttatttttttaaaaaaaaaccttttcatTAAGAAAGCATATATATTATTAGGAGGATATTTTCATAAAGACGCGTAAAAAGTCTTTTTACAAAAACACTTATGTATTGCATtattattagatatattaataaaccggttattttttaatttcttaacaaactagaataaaactgatatttttataacaataacaataaatctAATTGTTATCAGATCTGGTCGAACCGACTAATTTACATAACTCATTAgatcatgattttttttatttttaacaaaaatcaggaatatatttgtctttttatcaaaaaatttaaacataatttGATTTAGATTGTGTAAATCAATCGAATTAAATCGGGTCTAATAATTATAGTGCAGATAATTAAgtttattattgttgctataataaactaattttattctaatttattaaaaattaaattattaatcaatttaataaaGATATTCAATAATATCATGACACataaatatctttaaataaaaaacaatttaatatttttatcgaAGTGACCTCCATATTATTATTACGATACTACGTTCATGGAGCATTTATATATTGGTAGATTGTTGATAAAAacttagataattatttatataaaaatatttttatatacaaattataattaagataTTAATATGTATATTTAACTGTCAAAAAATTTGTGGTTACTAACGGTATTATCAACGACCAAAAGTATTTAAAATGTCATAAATCTATTTTATTAACAGTCACGTTGATAAATATATGTTTCCTTTGGTCAATTTCGATCCATTTTACTAACGTTTCATGGTCGTTGATAATAATCATTATTAATacgaataaataattaattactttttaaaaaattactcattatttaaattaatttttaaaatttttttaattaaattcgttttttaaaaattttaaattagtcatattagtcttttcattacttttatagttaacagtattaaAGTTTGTTGATGTAATACCTTAAGTAATATTACAATACACATCTAATAGTcttaattgactattaacattattattttatgaaattagatcaagttttgatttgatctaatttcataaatttattatgcgAATAGTTAATTGAGATTCTTAGACTGCGTTTGTTTCCGAGAACATGACATGACACTGAGAATAGGACAAGACAAGACACTACAGAGACacaattttgtgtttttgtatcctgtttggtgataaactagaacaaattatgaaaatataatttattctcattttttttcattcaaaaaaaatttgagatgaaaaatataataataaaaaatataattatgaaaaattaacaagaataatgaaaaaaataaaaaataagttgtatcCCTTATTAGTGTCTCCGTGTCCTTCCTGTCAAGatagacacaaaatacactaattcagtatTTCTGGATACATTGTCTATGTTCATGTCTCCCCTGCTAAACACGATTTTGTCTCTCTATTTTCTGTCTCAGTGTCCTGTCTctgtaaacaaacgcagccttaaGAATGTATTGTGGTcacttaatatattatattagcaAATTTTGACACCATCAACACAAAATATAACAAAACAACTaacatgattaatttaaaatttttaaaaaataaatttaattaaaaatatcttttaaaaattaatttaaaaaacaaataatcttttaaaaattaattttaccattTACCCTTATTATACGTATAACTAATCATCGGTAAAACAAATTTTCTGttgatgattttatttttattgttatcaaCAGTTATGTCGTCCATAATAATAAAACAGTTAGTGTTTAAATTTCACCAAGGATTACATTTTCGGTAAgaatgaaacttttttttttaattagaccttctatattaaaataagggtaataatataatattcaaaataattaaataataattatatccaaataaaaaattataaatatcaataaaaataatataaaaaataatgttatttaattaaatatgttaaattatttaataattttctaatttcatCTTTGCATGAAAAAATCCTCTAAAAGTTTTATAATGTATTAAAGAATTTAGGATTTATGCATATTGACCAGTCAAATAAAAATTGAAGTCCCCGTCTAGTTTTCCCATCGGTAGTGTTGTTGATCCCAACTTCTATTCCACttagttttcaaattttataataagcAGGCAATAACAAAAtctgaaaattaaatattagagaaaaaacaatattTGCAATTTAGATAACATGGTATTGCGTGCAGAGTATGAGAGAGAGACCGTGAGAGAGAACACAGAGAGAAAAAAAGTAAAGTTGATTCCGTTTCAGAAAATAGgacctttcaattttttttatcagagagaataaaataggactaaaaattaataaaaaataaataataaataataaaattaaatactagatattatttaatttttttttttttactgagGAAGATTCACTCCCTCTATTTCATGACCGATACACACTCAGAAAACTGAAATTAAATTAAGGTGAGTTTTATGGTGCCTTTTACTATAGTATCTAAATtatctaacttttttttaaaataaaaaataaaatatttaaaataaaaagtaaaatatttaaaatttattaaatattatctatttattttttttagtaaattaggCATAATATCAAAGACACTATAACATTCACCTTAAATTAAGGACCTGTATAGGGCGTAATCTCTATTACTAGTACTACTAATAAagctattttattatttgttttttctagCTAGCTATAGCTTCTTCTCTCTGATCTCTCGTACCCAGCTACTACCCTCAAATCCGATCGTATTCTATTTAAATAGCAGCTATGCACTCTCCTCTCTCTCCCATGCATTACTCTACTCTACTCTACTGTTCatcactctcactctcactccCCACTCTATCtctatatatagttatatacaCATACTCTACTCTATTCTACCCTaattatttttgtccccaataATACTTATTATAATTCCCTGTTTTTTCTAGCTAGCTAGTTAGTTCAATACATCTTCCTTTTACCTTCTCTTAATTACCTAGCTCATTCATTCCCTACATACACCTattaagtaatatataattatttatagaaGAGGTtatttaattaacttaatttatATAGATACGTATTGTATTGTTTGAATTTATTTGGTTGGTTTGAAGTAattagaaaataagaaaagaataatGTCTAGCAGAAGGTCAAGGCAGCCAAGTGGTTCAAGCAATATCAGTGACGATCAGATAAAGGATCTTGTCTCCAAGTTACAGCAGCTTCTTCCTGAGATTCGCCATACACGCACTGACAAGGTTcgtttctttaatttctctttcattatTTCTCAAATATATATGCAAATGAGAAAATATAAGAGAATAATGCTTTTTCTGTATACAAATCTATTGGTTTCCTGTTCTCCTTCAGTTCAACGTAACTTATTCTGCcgactttctttttcttttcttttttttttgtgattttttataaATGAAAGCTAGTTAGCTAGTATAGCAACAAATCTTTCTTTCTTGTAACTCTTGAATGATACTATTGTTTTATGATGGTTGGTTGTTATCGTGAAatattacttttatattttatgatggAATATGgtaataaattattgaaaaagaataaataattcatgaataattatttttgaatagGTCGAGCTTAATTTGTCTAAATtcatcttatttaatattttattaatattaaataagataaatttagactatttttaactaaatattttattatcaaatatatcattttttatacTTTACAGTACATAAAagctaaattctaaatttattatagtATTGTTACTTCTTCGATTTAAACCTCTTCTTCTTTACCTTTTCCTACCTTTAAACCTGCCGAACATTTAATTATAACATCTTAGTCATTCATCTAACTAAGGTTAAGTTGTAGGCAAAgaaaaagcataaaaataatattaattcagatctctctttatatatatataagtcaaATTACATTTTATAAAGTATAACTGTAAGCAGAAGGTTCAAGTAACCCGGCCGATTAACTTGGTCAACTCGATCCAACCAATTTAAATTGAAccagattattattattattatttcaaatgcTTCATACGTCATTATATTCAAAAGTAAAGTGCATATATTAAAGTGAGTAACGTAAATAAGAATAATGCATTTCAGGTGTCATCTGCGAAGGTGTTGCAAGAAACATGCAACTATATAAGAAGCTTACACAGAGAAGTTGATGATCT is part of the Arachis duranensis cultivar V14167 chromosome 1, aradu.V14167.gnm2.J7QH, whole genome shotgun sequence genome and encodes:
- the LOC107471744 gene encoding transcription factor PRE3, with translation MSSRRSRQPSGSSNISDDQIKDLVSKLQQLLPEIRHTRTDKVSSAKVLQETCNYIRSLHREVDDLSERLSELLATTDTAQAALIRNLLLQ